A stretch of DNA from Perca flavescens isolate YP-PL-M2 chromosome 11, PFLA_1.0, whole genome shotgun sequence:
taaagtgtaaccacatTTTGAATATCATTAGCATTATCCTTTTAAAGTATGACCTTTGGCCACAAAATCATCACATGTTCAGACAAAGTCAATCAGTTGGTTAGGTTCAGTGGCTGATATTCTTTAGTTGCAAGCCAAATATTTGATAATGTTAACTTAACTCAATAGTAGTACTACAATATAATCAGTGTCATTTATTTTGACTGTTAAATTGACTGTGTTGGTAACAGGACAGCAGCTCCACTCACTCATGgacaattttcttttcactttgaGGACTGTTGGGGACATTTTCACCACCCATGTACCTCAGACACTTTCTCTCCATTTGAACCTTTCTTGATCTGGTTACTTTCACACCGCCGAAGAACCACAATAGCCCTGTCTGAACCTGACGAGATGTCCGTCTCTTTGTGCTGCCCTAATTCATCCCATCTCTGACTGCTCTGAAAATCCTCAGATCAGTGTAAAACACAATCACCCTCCACTCTGCACCACTCAGTCGAGGCTTATAGTGTGCAACTGCACAAGTCACATTGTAATCTTTGCCATGTAATCATTGGATTTAGATGCTTGCCTCCGTCCAGAATGAGCCAAGCAATTTGAAATATCTGATGTGGCAGAAAAATGATGAATTCTTTCCGGTGTTTATTAGGAGCTGGGATTTGAAGTAAAGCCTGTTCAGTGTTACATCATTTGTAAACATTTAGACTTGCTCCTCCTTTCTGCATTGACATATGTATCACTCTGGCTGAAACTGTGCTGCACAATTGACATGGAGCACTTTGTCCCCATTATTTCATTCAGGCTTGTCATGGTATAGAAGACAGAGCCAGCCACATCATAATGGAGCTTCTCACCCTCACATCTCTTCCCACTGTAATTTGCAGGTTCTCCTCTCTGGATACTCATGCACCACAGTGAGAATAAACCAGCTTAGACTGCTGAATCAGGCAGAAACAGGGCACCCGGTGAGAGAAGTACAGCAGCGTGCTTCTGCATGCAATGCCCGCCTGCGCTTCCTGGCTCACGCCCTTCTTTCTAGCTAATACATTATAACGTTGGATGCAAAAGAGTGAAAATGTTGTAAGGCCCTTAAtaactttttaatttaaatgtgccTATGACTGTCGCCTTGAGTATAAACTTGTTCTGAGGCTGATAATTGTGCATTCACCACAGGGAGCCTTGCTAGTCTgccttttaattacatttttaataggTTTCCAggcaaacaaatacaaaaggTCAATGTGTAATAAGACTTTGGCTCAGCATTTGAATTCTCAAACAGTGATTACCTGTGACTACACTACTGGCTTCTCCTATTTCCTACATGCCGTTGCAAAGGAAACACCTTTAGGTTGTCTTCCTCTCAGTTTCTGCTCTCAGACACGACGCTTATCGTCTCTGCAGGCTACAGCAACAACCAAAAAAGATGATTTGACTGCTAGTAGTTTCCACTTAGTTGtagctttttttaaacctttggCTAAGAAAATGGGGAAAACTGGAATTGGATGTATGTGGAGGCAGTGTTCCCAGCTGGTGACAACATCAGTCCAAGCCTCTCATTAGTGGTAATTAGCTGTATTTAGTGTCACCGCCAATATGTCATGTCTGATGAGAGCTTCTGCTCACAGCAACACTGGAACCACCTGGTCTGAATAGTTTTTTTCTCTCGTTATCCTCAACTAACTGATTACAATTACCGGGCAGAGCAATGAATTACTCATTAAGAAAGTCTAACAGATCCTAATGAGTCCTGAACAGTCTTGTCAGTCTGCTTGTTCTCTGCCAGCTTCAATTTTGTACGTTACAAATGTTACAACTTGTACTTTTGTTGTAAGATAGAAGAAATGCGGATCCTTCTGTCAGACTTTCTCATCTCATCTGTCACACCATGTAGCTGTAGCTCGAATCTATTTCTTAAGGGAAATATGGAGGCTTATTGGATAAAGCTCTGCGCTACATTGATCGATTTGCTGACCAATTCAAAATTTGCCGCAGTGCTGAACCTTAAAAATCTTCAGCTATTATTAAATGGTCGATACATTGTTAGCACAGGCCAGAGGGGATGTTTTTTGATTGATTGTTCATGTTTGGGAACCACTTTAACGGTTGGTCTCGCAATGTTGCAAACAGGGGAGCACCAAACAAAAGTTCAACAAGTTTTGAAAGAATTATTGCAGATTCTTTTTAAGTCTGTTTTAATACAACACCACATTGCCTGTTTATGTTACTATTCCCTCAACGCAGCTCAGCAAGTAAACACTGTACGGGAAAACACAAAGAGGGAATTATGTACAAGAAAGACTGCAACTTTGTAAGATACCCACATTGATTTGGCTAACTTAGACTGCTGAAGCCTCATATTAGCTTTGAGTTGAGCTTTAGAACGCATATTTGCATGCAACAAGTTCACCTTTTCAAAAAAATGAACCCACGTAATTGTCTTGTTCATTCTTGGTGACTGCTACCTCACTGTAGTGACAAACTAACATGTGACTCAAGTCTTGTTGcggtaattcaattcaattcaattttatttatagtatcaaatcataacagagttatctcgagacactttacagatagagtaggtctagaccacactctataatttacaaagcaacaacaattacagtaattccttcaagagcaagcagtagcagtggctattgcgacaatggcaaggaaaaactcccttttaggaagaaacctcggcagacccagactcttggtaggcggtgtctgacggggccggttgggggtgtgatggcgataatagtcgcattaaagatagtggaacagtgactttgaaggtagtcgttgtagttcatgtcacagcagggcattgcgggatgaaacgtggcgctgcagagcacgggtgggtgtagcagacgcagcaggacgcggccgggcgttgaagggaatgaaagaagaaacataaggactccggggagtaaactccccagagctaggttagtaacaagcagttctgggacaggatgcatacaaaaggaaacaaatgaaaacattgatgagaggctgtactggcctgcctccctctactctcactttattattgattatatcatcaataaatctgatgactacgaagagaagcaggtgggccgggttaggcggacactgcaactcctcacttcttaactataaactttatcaaagaggagagttttcagtttattcttaaatgaggtgatggtgtctgcccccctaacccagactgggagctggttccacaggagaggagcctgatagctgaaggctctggctcccagtctacttttagagactctaggaaccacaagtagctctgcattctgggagcgcagtgctctagtgggacaataaggtactaagagctgttctagatagaatggtgcttgaccatttagggctttgtaggtcaggagaaggactttaaagtcaatcctgaatttcacaggaagccaatgcagagtagctaaaacaggagaaatatgatctcttttcttagttctcgtcagaacacgtgctgcagcattctggatcagctggaaagtcttaagggacttatttgagcaacctgacagtagggaattacaatagtccagcctggaagtaatgaatgcatggactagtttttcagcatcgttttgagacaggatattcctaattttggcaatgttacgaagatgaaaaaaggctgttctcgatgattgttttagatgggcgttaaaggatatatcctgatcaaaaataactcctggatttctgacagtagtgctggaggctaggacaacaccatccagagtagctatatctttagataatgaagttcggaggtgtttaggtcccagtacaataacttcagttttgttacagtttaacatcagaaaattataggtcatccaggattttatatctttaatacatgcttgaagtttagctaactgacttgtttcgtctggtttgattgataagtataattgggtgtaaatccgcatagcagtgatagttaattgagtgtttcctaatgatattaccaagaggaagcatatataaggagaataaaattggtccaagccctgagccttgtggaacgccatgtttaactttcgcgtacttagaggatttatcattaacattaacaaattgagattgatcagaaaaataagacttaaaccagcttagtgcaattcctttaattccgactaagtgttctaatctctgtaacaggattgtatggtcaatagtgtcaaaagcagcactaagatctaataaaacaagtatggagacaagtcctttgtctgcagcagttacaacgtcgttagtaattttcaccagtgccgtctctgtgctatgatgttttctaaatcctgattgaaagtcttcaaataagctgttgctatggagaaaatcacataactgattagcaaccactttctcaaggatcttggagagaaagggaaggttagatataggtacAGGATAAACTGTCCAGAGAGTTGCTTTTTTTCATTATGGTAGCAGACTAAACTGTGGTTTTTAAACTGGCTGCAAGTCAGGAAAATCCTTTTGCTTCTGGAGGCATGAAACAGGAAATAGGAAAGGCGTTTCACATGATGTTGGGTCAGActgtccccttggctgaaaccTGAAACTGACGTTATTGCCCCTGCAGCAGCCTCTTTGTTGGACAGATTTAAACACAAAGAGCAGCGGATGTGTGAGCGGGCCGTAACCACCGGCCAAATGGGTGCAGCAGCTGTtgataaatgaaaaacaatctgctcaaataattatttttgttcatCTGATTTTACCAACATGCTGCTTTGAACTGGTGTGTTGCATTTACAGTAGAAGATCTGCTCAGGTTGCACATAAAGACTTCTGGTTTCGTCTCAAACAACTGAGGGGATTGTTAATGACTCAGTCTCCACTGAGGCTTTGATATAAGCCAACATTAGGATCTGTGTCAGACAGTCGTGCCCATTCCTATCACTACATGTCAAGtttttcaacaataacacctCATTCtccaagtattttttttccagctgcACTCTTTAGAGCAACAGTAAAGATGAAATTTGGACGGAGGGATGCCAAagctctgtgtgagagagagtgggagatTGAGGAGCTACATGCTGCATTATTTAGAGAAACTATCTCCTGTATTAAACCAGACTGTGTTGCTGTCAGCCAGATACAGGcccaggagagaggggagaaggcATGCAAGATGGAGGCAGGTGGGAGCAGAGGAGTTGGAGCTCCTCATACTGTAGCTCCTCTGCTCTAATCCCTCCTCTAGAGAGCAATCTGTAACTTATCAGGAAAGAGCTGCCTGTTCTCCCAGCGTCTCATTAACCTCTTGAACTCTTGATTTTACTAATAGATGTATTTTTACATCTGTACCCACCCCCACACCCCCGCGCCCATACATCACCCCACGCCGTCCCACCCCTATATGTGACTACAGGTCTGATTATCAATTAAAAACTTCTTCAGTTTAATTTTGCAGTTCAGTAATGTATTGTTTTGCTTAGCATGAGAACATTCTCCTTTTCTCCTTATTGCCAGACTAAGTGAGATTAATCTCACATATAACATAACGCTCAGTCCTGTGGGGCTGATGGAAACAGtaatatttccatttttgtACAAACTAATTCTGCATTCTGCACACACACCATGTAAATCTGCAGACAGGCTGTGTTTCTTCTGCAAGACTGTTGAGGACAACCAGTGTTGGTGTTGTGTTAGCACCTTAcagtatgtctgtctgttttgttgTCTGCCCATGCATCTGTCTGTACCCCAGTATTGCGTTTAGTATTTGAAACTCCAGATGGATGAATGCAATTAGATGTAATATGCTATAAACTAAATGTCAACACATTGCCTTTTACAGCTTTAGCTCTCATTTGTTGCCGCTATTGTGTCTGCCTGAATGGGCTCGTCTCAGTCTGAACATGGACCATTGAGTTTCTCATTAAACAGAGGATGGCTACTGTCCCCCCTTTTGTCTGTATTGACATTAGCTCCTGTGTTTACAGTGATTACAAAGTATATGGACATCAAGCCTCTTTTAATTGCTTCACATGTGTAGATTATTTTTGTCCTTAAATAATGAGGTGGTCATGTGAATTCAGTTAACTATTGTGGACAGAAAAAAGATTTAATTGAACAAAATATAATTTGTGTGGCGCAAAATTGTCTCATCAGCAAACTCTGTAAACAGAGACACTTCCTTACTTTGAAGTAGTTTGATGTTTTCAATGTAACCTGGGAGCAGATTTTGATTGAATGACTCCCCCAGCCATTGAAACAAAAGACAAGGACACAGTGAGAGGAAGTGATGCGTACTGTAGGCCtgtcatcttctctctctccagggAGCCAGTTAAACACACATCTGAGCTGCACTATTCAGGCAGCACGGTTCAGAGTTGGAGGCAGTGGGCTGCAAACAATGAGTAACATTTGAGAGCAGTCATTTTGCACTTTCCTTTACAAATGTATGGCCTTTATCTCATAGAGGATTTATGTGACACGATATATTACACCATTATTATGTTAGAAATACAGATGTAAATCAGCACGCCGTTGTTGTATGGCCTTTATCCTatgtgttattttgtcatttttgaatTAAGACTTGAGTCAGCTTCTTATGGTCAAAAATGATTGCTGCACTGCTCTGGAAGGCCTGAAATGGAAACTATGTTACACTCTGGCTGCCGCTCCACCGCAGATAATGGCAAGGCAGGTATTTTTGCCTCTGGCAGTACAAAATGCTTTGTGATGCGAAAATTGCATGAGACTGGCTGAAAACAAACCTGTTTTTTCATTACTAATAATACTATTATATTTATCTGCTAGCTACAACGACCCACGAGCTAAGGGTCAAGTGCGGTTTTAAATGATGAGAAGGGTTCACATTTGATtgcatatatgtatttatacacCCCCCTAAGTGTCATCAAATATATTCCAGTTgacaggaagagaaaagagagggattGTGATATGTAAATGCTCAAAAATGCTTTTTTGGGGACATATATTTGGTGTATACCAAGACATAACAGAACAATTAATGcagagacacagaaaaacaAGTTGTAAAATGTGTCAAAAGCATATTTACATGAATTACAATTTTCAGAGTGCATTTTCATGCTGCTGTCGGGATTCCTGCCAAAAGTCTCCACGTGGTGCCATAGTTTGGATTTATCTAGTATTTCATTGATTTGAACCTGCAtcgagtgtttttttttggtcactttggAGCAGCGGAACAAGCTGTaaaaacaacactgacatattatcaacttttacttttgttttggtttctaACTCcagaaatatctgtctcttcagctaaatgcttcactatgttcaccagcttgTAAGTGTGTcagtctgctgtttgctgctgagcaggtagtgcaCAGTGCGTTAATCAaagcttttccttttttttctcctttaggCAAGTATGTGTACCAGCCCATGACCAATGTGTGCCAGCTGCCCAGCACAACCGTGCCAGCTGTTGAGACAGAGTACAGTAACACCATGGACCTGTCCGTCTCTCTGGCTGAGCGCTTCCTGAAGCTCGCCCCCTGCTTTCAGTCCCCGCCTCACCTGGAGTCACCCAAGTACTGCGTCATCGCAGATCTGTTTGTGGATGACTACATTGTCAAACGCATCAACGGAAAGATGTGCTACGTGCAACGCCCCCCGCCTCCCTTACCAGAACCACCTCATCCTCCTACCCCTCCCACACCTGCTCCCGCAACACCTCAGATGCCCCAAAATCCCTCTCAGCCGAGGCAACCAGTGAAGCCTGCAGCACCAACCCAACACGTATCTGCGCCTGTGCAGCCGGTCCAGCAGGTCCAACAGGTGTACAGTGAACACAAACATCCTTCCCCCGTGGATAAGATAAAAGGCCCCAAAATGGACCACTGCTCCTCTCCGTCCAGCTCTGAGGACTCCGGCATCAACGCGCTAGGTCTGCACTACCTGGAGTCCTGCGAGGAGGAgagtgaggaggaggacgacGAGTTGAGCACCGATGGGAACTCCAGCCCTGGCAGCCTCTGGGATCAGGACGACTGTTCTCTGCTCTCCCCCTCCAAGTCAATGATAGAGATCATCGAAAAGATTGAAACAACTGTGTAACTGACACAACATCAACATGGACACCAGGTGTGAGGGAGCATGTGCTACAGAGTAGAATTATTGAGAATAACACTTGAGGATTTATTCTATGTAGACCAAATAGGACACAAACCCCTCTCTAAGGCTTCAGCAGGGCTTTGCCGGGTTGTTTAGTTGAATATGTTTTCCAGCAGGTGGCCGAGGACTGTACGTCTGCACTCAAACCCAGCCTCTGTCCACATCCCCTGCATGGAGTGAATTTCTAGATATTAGATATTTCTAATTGTTACAATACTGTACAGGAGAAAGGCACAAGCACAAGAATATCAAGCACATGCACAGAGGACCAAATAGACTTCCTGTATGTGGTACTACTTATACAGTGAAAATCTAAAATACAAAAGGAATCAATAGTAGGTGCAC
This window harbors:
- the zgc:162707 gene encoding UPF0524 protein C3orf70 homolog A → MAASRAQKCPKNEKLDEAQALAKSCAGRPDFLPCDGLSICATHSHGKCFKLHWCCHLGWCHCKYVYQPMTNVCQLPSTTVPAVETEYSNTMDLSVSLAERFLKLAPCFQSPPHLESPKYCVIADLFVDDYIVKRINGKMCYVQRPPPPLPEPPHPPTPPTPAPATPQMPQNPSQPRQPVKPAAPTQHVSAPVQPVQQVQQVYSEHKHPSPVDKIKGPKMDHCSSPSSSEDSGINALGLHYLESCEEESEEEDDELSTDGNSSPGSLWDQDDCSLLSPSKSMIEIIEKIETTV